A DNA window from Candidatus Eremiobacterota bacterium contains the following coding sequences:
- a CDS encoding zinc ribbon domain-containing protein, which produces MICIKCGYENAVGSNYCDQCFSPLPRLELFQVFEPTIVTGRVKKIQTHCEMIQKTEITPEEFSEFVTVTYEELTRISGEIQEIVDSAGYRDISPDEVEIGYEGMTLYEQGLQEIYLYVEDMNPEHFSAGMEMINQGNLKINEAMKINRDNRERDGVQGTL; this is translated from the coding sequence TTGATCTGTATCAAGTGCGGTTATGAAAACGCTGTAGGCTCAAACTATTGCGACCAGTGTTTCTCCCCTCTTCCTAGGCTTGAGCTTTTCCAGGTTTTTGAGCCCACCATAGTGACGGGCCGTGTGAAAAAAATACAGACCCACTGTGAAATGATACAGAAGACCGAGATAACCCCGGAAGAGTTCTCGGAGTTTGTGACAGTCACCTATGAAGAGCTCACCCGAATCTCGGGAGAGATCCAGGAGATCGTGGATTCCGCAGGCTATAGGGATATCTCCCCTGATGAGGTGGAGATCGGCTACGAGGGGATGACCCTCTATGAGCAGGGGCTCCAGGAGATTTACCTCTATGTGGAGGATATGAACCCGGAGCACTTTTCCGCCGGCATGGAGATGATAAATCAGGGGAACCTCAAAATCAACGAAGCGATGAAGATAAACAGGGACAACAGGGAAAGGGACGGCGTGCAGGGCACGCTCTGA
- the glgP gene encoding alpha-glucan family phosphorylase: MQIFNVVPSLPEELKQLGEMAYNLSFTWHPESVKLFQRVDRNLWDESRHNPVLLLGRVSQERLNELTHDEGFITQMDTVYIDYFRYMNKKEYYKSNAEAPKDYKIAYFSMEYGVADCASIYSGGMGVLSGDHLKSASDLNIPIVAVGLAYQKGYFHQYLDSQGWQRENYPENDFNNMPLRLIRDEKSKPVTVTVDLKGERVTIRVWKMQVGRITLYLLDTNMLNNSHDARLITSQLYAGDSEMRIRQEIVLGIGGVRVLKTLDIIPEVFHMNEGHSAFACLERIRMLMEDRGLSFDQAQQIVWSSSVFTTHTTVAAGIDRFDTKLVAAYFGDYVKKIGISLDYLMSLGMQNSNFCMAVLAIRMAAYINGVSALNGVVSRKLWAGVWKGIEPVDVPITSVTNGIHIPSWISAEMASLFDRYLGPRWIEDPDNEKVWERVENIPDGELWRTHERRRERLVAFARKRLHEQLTRRGAWQSDLDKAATVLNPNALTIGFARRFATYKRGNLIFRDLERLARILGNPKRPVQLIFAGKAHPHDQQGKQVIQHIVQTIRDERFRGNVVFLEDYDINMARYLVQGVDLWLNNPRRPQEASGTSGMKVIANGGLNFSTIDGWWVEGYQPGVGWAIGEGEDYEDEAYQDMVEGNAIYNTLEKQIVPIFYDRASDNMPARWIAMMKKAMKILCPFFNTHRMLIEYTSRFYEKAGKDYKKLVKDDGKLVRELVEWEEMMEQAWDDLRILEVESGKLQDVPAHSALKVKITVFLGRISQKHVTVDLYCGELDSSGEMKEREIVRTNHAKDLGNGKHLFVGEIPCSRTGKFGFKVRILPYNPSLVNSHSMNLYAWE; the protein is encoded by the coding sequence ATGCAGATTTTTAACGTGGTACCTTCATTACCTGAAGAATTGAAGCAGCTTGGAGAAATGGCTTATAACCTCAGCTTTACCTGGCACCCCGAGTCGGTGAAGCTCTTCCAGAGAGTTGACAGGAATCTGTGGGATGAATCGCGCCACAACCCTGTGCTGCTCCTGGGGAGAGTATCGCAGGAGCGCCTTAACGAGCTCACCCATGACGAGGGCTTCATCACCCAGATGGACACTGTCTATATAGATTATTTCCGCTATATGAACAAGAAGGAATATTACAAAAGCAACGCCGAGGCACCGAAAGATTATAAAATTGCCTACTTCTCCATGGAATACGGCGTTGCTGACTGCGCGTCCATTTACTCAGGCGGCATGGGCGTGCTCTCGGGGGATCACCTCAAGAGTGCGAGCGATCTCAATATCCCCATCGTGGCAGTAGGCCTTGCCTATCAGAAGGGCTATTTCCACCAGTATCTTGACAGCCAGGGATGGCAGCGGGAGAATTATCCCGAGAATGATTTCAACAATATGCCCCTGAGGCTGATCCGCGATGAGAAATCGAAGCCCGTCACTGTGACGGTGGACTTGAAGGGCGAGAGAGTGACGATAAGGGTATGGAAAATGCAGGTCGGCCGTATCACGCTCTATCTGCTTGATACCAACATGCTGAACAACTCCCATGATGCGCGTCTGATTACTTCCCAGCTTTATGCCGGCGACAGCGAGATGAGGATCAGGCAGGAGATAGTCCTCGGCATCGGGGGAGTGAGGGTCCTTAAAACCCTCGATATAATCCCCGAGGTCTTCCATATGAACGAGGGCCATTCCGCCTTTGCCTGCCTTGAGAGGATCAGGATGCTCATGGAGGACAGGGGCCTCTCCTTTGACCAGGCCCAGCAGATCGTCTGGTCAAGCAGTGTCTTTACTACCCATACCACTGTTGCAGCGGGGATTGACCGCTTTGACACAAAGCTCGTGGCCGCCTATTTCGGCGACTATGTGAAGAAAATCGGCATATCGCTTGACTACCTGATGAGCCTTGGCATGCAGAACAGCAATTTCTGCATGGCGGTACTGGCAATCAGGATGGCAGCCTATATCAACGGCGTAAGCGCCCTCAACGGCGTAGTCTCAAGAAAGCTCTGGGCGGGCGTGTGGAAAGGCATTGAGCCCGTCGATGTCCCTATTACCTCGGTGACCAATGGAATCCATATCCCCTCCTGGATCTCCGCCGAGATGGCATCTCTCTTTGATCGTTATCTCGGCCCCCGGTGGATAGAGGATCCCGATAACGAAAAGGTATGGGAAAGGGTGGAGAATATCCCCGACGGGGAGCTCTGGCGCACCCATGAGAGAAGAAGGGAGCGCCTGGTGGCTTTCGCCAGAAAGCGCCTCCATGAACAGCTCACAAGGCGCGGCGCGTGGCAGTCCGATCTTGACAAGGCGGCAACGGTCCTTAACCCTAATGCGCTTACTATCGGTTTTGCGAGGCGCTTCGCAACGTACAAGAGGGGAAACCTCATTTTCCGCGACCTTGAGAGATTGGCCCGCATTCTTGGCAACCCGAAGCGGCCCGTGCAGCTGATCTTTGCAGGGAAAGCCCATCCCCACGACCAGCAGGGAAAGCAGGTCATCCAGCACATCGTGCAGACCATCCGCGATGAGCGCTTCAGGGGTAACGTGGTGTTCCTTGAGGACTATGACATCAATATGGCCCGGTACCTGGTGCAGGGCGTAGACCTGTGGCTCAACAATCCCCGCAGGCCCCAGGAAGCCTCGGGCACAAGCGGCATGAAAGTCATTGCGAACGGCGGCCTTAACTTCAGCACCATCGACGGCTGGTGGGTTGAAGGCTACCAGCCTGGTGTCGGCTGGGCCATCGGAGAGGGAGAGGATTACGAGGACGAGGCGTACCAGGACATGGTGGAGGGCAATGCAATCTACAACACCCTTGAGAAGCAGATAGTCCCCATATTCTATGACAGGGCCTCTGACAACATGCCTGCGCGGTGGATTGCCATGATGAAAAAGGCGATGAAAATTCTCTGTCCCTTCTTCAACACCCACAGGATGCTCATAGAATACACTTCCAGGTTCTATGAGAAGGCCGGGAAAGACTATAAAAAGCTCGTCAAGGACGATGGAAAGCTTGTCAGGGAGCTTGTGGAATGGGAGGAGATGATGGAGCAGGCCTGGGATGATCTCAGGATTCTGGAGGTGGAATCAGGGAAGCTCCAGGATGTGCCGGCCCACTCGGCCCTCAAGGTGAAGATCACCGTGTTCCTCGGAAGAATCTCTCAAAAGCACGTGACGGTTGACCTCTACTGCGGTGAGCTGGATTCATCGGGAGAGATGAAGGAGAGAGAGATAGTGAGGACAAACCACGCAAAGGATCTCGGCAATGGGAAGCACCTCTTTGTCGGCGAGATCCCCTGTTCCAGGACGGGAAAGTTCGGCTTCAAGGTGAGGATCCTTCCCTATAACCCCAGCCTGGTGAACTCCCACTCGATGAACCTTTACGCCTGGGAGTAA